In Zobellia roscoffensis, the following are encoded in one genomic region:
- a CDS encoding solute:sodium symporter family transporter yields the protein MALLTFLLFTGFVAFYATYKLRRDKLNTKDGYFLGGRSLTGIVIAGSLLLTNISTEHLVGMNGSSYRNGAIIVAWEVTSALALVIAALYFAPRYLKMGLTTIPEFLEKRFDGLTRTFVAMLLIISFVATLLPIVLYTGALNIEAIFDISELLNVTKSEGIWVTILIVGTIGAIYAIFGGLKMVAYTDTINGFGLLVAGLLVPTLALLSIGEGNLFEGMSTVFNHSPEKFNVVSNESGVGEGARSAILPFEVLFTGLMVNQIYFWTMHQSIIQRVLGAVNLKEAQKGLLFTGLLKILVPLVIVLPGLIGFYYFGESLYDNPDNVYPLLVKKVLPLWLTGFFVAVMMGAILSTFNSALNSAATVFSLDIFKKYIQKDANEKKLVVIGKSTSAILAILAIGIAPFVANAPDGLYQLLQQLNGIFFIPIASVIIAGFLFPRVSATGAKAGLMFGLLFYVIMYYLIEVNLHFIHIWGIEFVLNILIMHLVSAFAKKEERFIMKDAGVLNLKPWRYAKPFSLFLVVFTIILYLVLGNV from the coding sequence ATGGCGTTATTAACATTTTTACTTTTTACTGGATTTGTTGCTTTTTATGCTACATATAAGCTTAGGCGCGATAAACTAAATACCAAAGACGGTTATTTTTTAGGAGGTAGGTCCTTAACAGGAATTGTCATAGCAGGTTCACTGCTTTTGACCAATATTTCTACGGAGCATTTGGTGGGTATGAATGGTTCATCATACAGAAATGGAGCTATAATTGTTGCTTGGGAGGTAACATCTGCATTAGCCTTGGTTATTGCTGCACTATATTTTGCCCCACGTTATTTGAAAATGGGATTAACTACCATTCCCGAATTTTTGGAAAAACGATTTGACGGACTCACACGCACGTTCGTAGCTATGCTCTTGATTATATCGTTTGTAGCTACATTATTGCCTATTGTTTTGTATACCGGAGCGCTGAATATAGAAGCTATTTTTGATATCTCAGAATTGTTGAATGTCACCAAAAGCGAAGGCATATGGGTAACGATTCTAATCGTGGGCACTATTGGCGCTATTTATGCCATTTTTGGAGGATTAAAAATGGTGGCTTATACAGATACTATTAACGGGTTCGGACTTTTAGTAGCTGGTCTGTTAGTGCCTACTTTAGCATTATTAAGTATTGGAGAAGGGAATTTATTCGAAGGAATGAGTACCGTATTCAATCATAGCCCAGAAAAATTTAATGTGGTTAGTAATGAGTCTGGGGTAGGCGAGGGAGCCCGTTCCGCAATTTTACCTTTTGAAGTTTTGTTTACTGGTCTTATGGTCAATCAGATTTATTTCTGGACTATGCATCAATCCATTATTCAACGTGTATTGGGTGCGGTCAATTTAAAAGAAGCACAAAAGGGTCTTCTGTTTACAGGTTTGCTTAAAATATTAGTGCCTTTGGTAATTGTGTTGCCAGGCCTTATCGGCTTTTATTATTTTGGAGAAAGTCTTTATGACAATCCAGATAATGTATATCCGCTTTTAGTCAAAAAAGTGTTACCACTTTGGCTTACCGGTTTTTTTGTAGCCGTAATGATGGGTGCCATTTTAAGTACGTTCAATAGTGCTTTGAATAGTGCAGCCACCGTTTTTAGTTTGGATATTTTTAAAAAGTATATTCAAAAGGATGCTAATGAGAAGAAGCTGGTGGTAATAGGTAAAAGTACCTCTGCCATCTTAGCTATTCTGGCCATAGGTATAGCGCCTTTTGTGGCGAATGCCCCAGATGGCCTTTATCAATTGTTACAACAGTTAAACGGTATATTCTTTATTCCGATTGCTAGTGTTATTATTGCGGGTTTCCTATTTCCTAGGGTGAGCGCTACTGGTGCAAAAGCAGGGCTTATGTTTGGATTACTATTCTACGTAATAATGTACTATTTAATTGAAGTGAACCTTCATTTTATACATATATGGGGAATAGAATTTGTACTTAATATATTGATTATGCATCTGGTTTCGGCCTTTGCCAAAAAAGAGGAAAGGTTT